A genomic stretch from Candidatus Delongbacteria bacterium includes:
- a CDS encoding EutN/CcmL family microcompartment protein gives MKIATVTGSVVSTLKNPEFVGYKLLLVTDTDLDGSLLGDPYIALDTVDAGQGDKVLINKEGGGARLLLDNPRIPVQAVIVGVVDDWHTE, from the coding sequence GTGAAGATCGCCACCGTCACCGGCTCCGTGGTGAGCACGCTCAAGAACCCGGAGTTCGTGGGGTACAAGCTGTTGCTGGTGACCGACACGGATCTCGACGGCAGCCTGCTGGGCGACCCCTACATCGCCCTGGATACGGTGGACGCCGGACAGGGCGACAAGGTGCTGATCAACAAGGAAGGCGGCGGCGCCCGGCTGCTGCTCGACAATCCCCGGATCCCCGTGCAGGCGGTGATCGTGGGCGTGGTGGACGACTGGCACACGGAATAG